A window of Candidatus Dormiibacterota bacterium genomic DNA:
CGCTCGACGAGGACGAGACGCTCGCGGCGCAGGCGGGCCTGGGCATCCGTAACTTCCGCCGCTTCGAGGGCAACGTCGGCACGATGGCAAACGGCGCGGGCCTCGCGATGGCGACGATGGACGCCGTCACGAGCGCCGGAGGAAAGATCGCAAACTTTCTGGACGTCGGCGGCGGTGCGAACGCCGAACGCGTACGCAGCTGCTACGAGCTCGTGATGAACCATACCGGCGCAAACGTGTTCTTCATCAACATTTTCGGCGGCATCACGCGCGGCGACGAAGTTGCGCGCGGCATCGTGACCGCGCTCGAGCAGACGCGCTCGCGCAAGGTGCCGCTCGTGATTCGCCTGACGGGCACGAACGAAGAAGAAGGCCGCGCGATTCTCGCTGCAGCCGGGATGACGCCGGTCGAGACGATGGACGAAGGCGCGAGCAGAGCGGTCGATCTGGCCGCAACGCCATGATTCGTCGATGAGCATCTTTCTCGATCAGAACTCGAAGGTGATCGTGCAGGGGATCACCGGGAGCGAGGGCTCGTACCACACGGGGCGCATGCTCGCGTACGGCACGCACGTCGTCGGCGGGGTGACGCCCGGCAAAGGAGGGCAGAAGAGCGAGCACGGGCTTCCGGTCTTCGACACCGTCAGGGAGGCCGTCGCGCAGACCGGCGCGACGCACACCGTCATCTTCGTTCCGCCGCCGTTTGCCGCCGACGCGCTCTACGAAGCGCACGAGGCCGGCATCACGCTCGCCGTCTGCATCACCGAGGGCGTGCCAGTGCACGACGTCCTCAAGGTCGTCGGCAGCACCGGCGGCATGCGGATCATCGGCCCGAACTGCCCCGGCCTCATCTCACCGGGGAAGGCCTCGGTCGGCATCATGCCCGGGCATGTCTTCTCCCAAGGGAGCGTCGGCTTGATCTCGCGTTCCGGGACCCTGACCTATGAAGTGGTCGACGGCCTCACCCGTGCCGGGCTCGGGCAATCGACGTGCGTCGGGATCGGGGGCGACCCCATCATCGGCAGCACCTTTGTGGACTGCCTGCGCGAGTTTGCCCGTGACCCGCAGACGCAGGCGCTCGTCGTCTGCGGCGAGATCGGCGGCTCCGACGAGGAGGATGCGGCCGCTTGGATCGGCGAGCACCTGGCCGGGACCCCGATCGTCGCCTTCATCGGCGGCCGCAACGCGCCGCCCGGCAAGTCGCTGGGCCACGCCGGGGCCATCGTCTCGGGCAACTTCGGCACGGCCCGGAGCAAGGTCGAGGCCTTCGAGGCGATCGGCGTCCCGGTGGCGGACCGGCCCTCGGCCATTCCCGGTTTGCTCAGAAAAGCGCTAGCGAACGCTTCTTAAGAGTCCCTAAAGGAACAGGGCCCTGCCGGACGAAGGAACCCCCCATACGCTGTCTGGGAGTCTGCTGAAGGCGCATGCCGGAGGGGGCCCCCTGGCTGCGCACTATCACTCGAAAACAGATTGAGGGTTTAGGTAATGCGTTCATCACGGACCCTCCGTCGTGTGGCTACAGCCGCGATACTCGCGGTGGCATTCCTGTTCCAGGGAACATGGGCACTGGCAGGCGTCACCGGTGGTCTCGCAGGCGTCGTCAATGACGACACGGGAGCTCCAGTTGCCGGCGCTACGGTAACGGCTTCCTCGCCGTCGCAGACTGCAACCACCACGACGGACGCAACGGGACACTTC
This region includes:
- the sucD gene encoding succinate--CoA ligase subunit alpha, with translation MSIFLDQNSKVIVQGITGSEGSYHTGRMLAYGTHVVGGVTPGKGGQKSEHGLPVFDTVREAVAQTGATHTVIFVPPPFAADALYEAHEAGITLAVCITEGVPVHDVLKVVGSTGGMRIIGPNCPGLISPGKASVGIMPGHVFSQGSVGLISRSGTLTYEVVDGLTRAGLGQSTCVGIGGDPIIGSTFVDCLREFARDPQTQALVVCGEIGGSDEEDAAAWIGEHLAGTPIVAFIGGRNAPPGKSLGHAGAIVSGNFGTARSKVEAFEAIGVPVADRPSAIPGLLRKALANAS